One Streptomyces sp. ML-6 genomic region harbors:
- a CDS encoding HD domain-containing protein has product MSAEATSPPDAPIRRRGRPRIDLRRLGRVALLGPTSRDRLPDAISHVAEAHRAHHPDADLSILHRAYVLAESSHRGQTRKSGEPYITHPLAVTLILAQLGAETTTLTASLLHDTVEDTDVTLDQVREQFGKEVCYLVDGVTKLEKVDYGAAAEPETFRKMLVATGDDVRVMSIKLADRLHNMRTLGVMRPEKQARTARVTRDVLIPLAERLGVQALKTELEDLVFAILHPEEYEHTRALIAAASERAAGPDGASPQDPLAAIAENVATVLREADIAAEVLIRPRHFVSVHRVGIKRGELRGTDFGRLLVLVGEDADCYAVLGELHTCFTPVISEFKDFIAAPKFNLYQSLHTAVVGPDGAVAEVLIRTHRMHKVAEAGVIALGNPYAAENGTGAQAAEPADGERADPTRPGWLSRLLAWQQSAPDPDTFWTTLRADLAQDREITVFRTDGGTLGLPAGASCVDAAYAQYGDDAHNCIGARVNGRLATLGTVLSDGDTVQLLLAEDAASGPSPDWLDHARTPAARIAITGWFDAHPESAEDSHHDRAAGSGPEPRPRAVPPGKAVEPGHGPRPREADGRTANAVVDRPDATVRLAGCCTPVPPDAVTGFVVRGGAVTVHRLECPAAVRMRSVGRVPVEVSWGDAAECRVTLVAESFGRPRLLADLTEAIATADAAIVSATVEPPSEQRVRHTYTLQLPDAAGLPALMRAMRDVPGVYDVSRAQHPAATV; this is encoded by the coding sequence ATGAGTGCAGAGGCCACCAGCCCACCAGATGCTCCCATCCGCAGACGGGGCCGCCCCCGGATCGATCTGCGCAGGCTGGGCCGGGTCGCGCTGCTCGGCCCCACGTCCCGCGACCGGCTGCCCGACGCGATCAGTCACGTCGCGGAGGCCCACCGCGCCCACCACCCGGACGCGGACCTCTCCATCCTGCACCGGGCCTATGTGCTCGCGGAGTCCTCGCACCGCGGACAGACGCGCAAGAGCGGCGAGCCGTACATCACGCACCCGCTCGCCGTCACACTGATCCTCGCCCAGCTCGGCGCCGAGACCACGACCCTCACCGCCTCGCTGCTCCACGACACCGTCGAGGACACCGATGTGACACTCGATCAGGTGCGGGAGCAGTTCGGCAAGGAGGTCTGCTACCTCGTCGACGGCGTCACCAAACTCGAGAAGGTCGACTACGGGGCGGCCGCCGAACCCGAGACCTTCCGCAAGATGCTGGTCGCCACCGGCGACGACGTCCGGGTCATGTCGATCAAACTCGCCGACCGGCTGCACAACATGCGCACCCTCGGCGTGATGCGCCCCGAGAAACAGGCCAGGACCGCCAGGGTCACCCGCGACGTACTGATCCCGCTCGCCGAACGGCTCGGTGTGCAGGCGCTCAAGACCGAGCTGGAGGACCTCGTCTTCGCGATCCTCCACCCCGAGGAGTACGAGCACACCCGCGCGCTGATCGCCGCCGCCTCCGAGCGGGCGGCCGGCCCCGATGGAGCGTCCCCCCAGGACCCGCTCGCGGCCATCGCCGAGAACGTCGCGACGGTGCTGAGGGAAGCGGACATCGCCGCGGAAGTCCTCATCAGGCCGCGCCACTTCGTCTCCGTGCACCGGGTCGGCATCAAGCGCGGCGAACTGCGCGGCACCGACTTCGGCCGACTGCTGGTGCTCGTCGGCGAGGACGCCGACTGCTACGCCGTGCTCGGCGAGCTGCACACCTGCTTCACCCCGGTGATCTCCGAGTTCAAGGACTTCATCGCCGCACCCAAGTTCAACCTGTACCAGTCGCTGCACACCGCCGTCGTGGGCCCGGACGGCGCGGTCGCCGAAGTCCTCATCCGAACCCACCGGATGCACAAGGTCGCCGAGGCCGGAGTCATCGCCCTGGGCAATCCGTACGCCGCGGAGAACGGCACCGGCGCCCAGGCCGCCGAACCGGCGGACGGGGAGCGCGCCGACCCCACCCGTCCCGGCTGGCTCTCCCGGCTCCTCGCATGGCAGCAGTCCGCCCCGGACCCCGACACCTTCTGGACCACGCTCCGCGCCGACCTGGCCCAGGACCGGGAGATCACGGTCTTCCGGACCGACGGCGGCACGCTCGGACTGCCCGCCGGGGCCAGCTGCGTCGACGCCGCCTACGCGCAGTACGGGGACGACGCGCACAACTGCATCGGCGCCCGGGTCAACGGCAGGCTGGCCACCCTGGGCACCGTGCTGAGCGACGGCGACACCGTGCAGCTGCTGCTCGCCGAGGACGCCGCCTCCGGCCCCTCGCCCGACTGGCTGGACCACGCCCGGACCCCCGCCGCCCGCATCGCGATCACCGGCTGGTTCGACGCCCACCCCGAGAGCGCCGAGGACTCGCACCACGACCGGGCCGCAGGTTCCGGCCCCGAGCCGCGACCCCGGGCCGTACCCCCCGGCAAAGCCGTGGAACCCGGGCACGGCCCCCGCCCCCGGGAGGCCGACGGCCGCACGGCGAACGCCGTGGTGGACCGGCCGGACGCCACCGTGCGCCTCGCGGGCTGCTGCACCCCCGTACCCCCCGACGCCGTCACCGGCTTCGTCGTGCGCGGCGGCGCCGTCACCGTGCACCGGCTGGAGTGCCCGGCCGCGGTCCGGATGCGGTCCGTCGGCCGGGTGCCGGTCGAGGTGAGCTGGGGCGACGCCGCCGAATGCCGGGTCACGCTGGTCGCCGAGTCCTTCGGCCGCCCCCGGCTGCTCGCCGACCTCACCGAGGCGATCGCGACGGCGGACGCGGCGATCGTCTCGGCCACCGTCGAACCGCCCAGCGAACAGCGCGTCCGGCACACCTACACCCTGCAACTCCCCGACGCCGCCGGACTGCCGGCCCTGATGCGCGCGATGCGTGACGTCCCGGGGGTGTACGACGTGAGCCGCGCCCAGCACCCCGCGGCCACCGTCTGA